The region ttttttgtgtgtaatgtttattttgttttgaGCATTTATGTGTgtcatataaatacatattcACAAGTTTTTCAAATATGACATTGTCTATATGTAGtaatttgaatatatatataagtatttatgtataaacAAAGCGTATGTTGTGCTTGTTGTAATATACACACCAAtatgcatttattttatggttagctatccatttttatttatttttataatgaaaCACCGCTATACTCAATTTGAGATAAATTCAATTtgaaaaatcaaaattattttatttgattatttaaaaaaaatacaatttttaatagtgtcaaaaattgtaaacgaaaaaataaagaacttttttattaaaatgaaagcaagcaaatattttattaagatgaaatatatgcatataagaaaattgccatataaattgtaaacatttatatttttaatcgtaacaatggaaatatattctttaatTTGTCTTAATTTCCAAATGAAGGTATGGGCAAGTATTTATCGAAAAGTATAAAATGTAAGTAATACTTCGAGCAATTcttatcaatttttttttttgtcttgTATAAATGCCCAGTCAACgtgtattttttgatttagTAGCATCGAGCCATCcatttctaaaaaaaaaaatatatatatatatataattataccAAAATAATtgcaaaattataaacCTATGAATTGTGATTAATATAAGTGTAATATACTgaaagaaataattatgaagaataaatatttaggtattttatttgtgtgcaatattatatattgtgATGTTTCAAGCTGGCCcaaaatttgtattatatcAAATTTCAATGACCAAATTTGATGAAGTAAAATAGTAGAATGAATGTTATTTTAAGGAAATAATACTTATGAatctatttattttgtttatatttttattcgtAATTTGTGGAATAAATTATGTCATATTCATTAGGCATACCATCAATAGCTCTTTTTGCGTCaacaaaattttcaaattcgAGAAATGCATATCCTTTTATAAATCCAGTTCTTCTGTCTAAATTTAAATGTAAATTTCTGATTTGACCGAATTCTTCAAAAActtcttttatataatctTCTCTTGCCTCACCATGGATgtttgttattataattatccATCCTTCAACAGCTatattaagaaaaaaaaaaaaataacaatgtatacattttttcGCTAATCATATGAACCGTTCAGGTaacattaaattatatatacaatctATTATATAGTATAACAATAAGAAATCaacatatttatagtttattcatttcttaaaatttaaatattatagcattatcattattttctaaatataatagTCTTTTCTCCATACATTTAGCAGGGACTTCATCATCATTAAGAGTGGTGTTTGTGTAATTATCTTCCATTtggtaatatatatattggcatttatttttgatttttttttttttttaacaaaatagCTGTATAAAAAGTTAgctaaaatatttacataaaaaaatgtgcatAAGCAAatgttaaatattattaatgtaCATAACTAtagtatattataataaatggtatatgtttaaaatgcatattttttcatcagTTTTAAAAGTTGTTGAATATACTAGAAATATTTCCagaatgaaaaaatgataataacaatagataactttaataaaaaaatatttaataaataaatgacaTAGCAATAATGGCAATACGAATTggaatacatattttaataaattagaGAATGTAGATTTTCAGATATATGCTTTTAGGTATATAAATTTCCAATCCCgcttatcatttttatatacatacatatggatataatatagctgctatatatataacatgcTATATAGAAATGgcaaaaatgaaagaattaataaatgggatttaaaaattaatatttcattatttgttgcttttttttttataattgtattaaaaaaaatagaacaatcaatttattttcctttatCATGCTCTCgtttgaataataaaatactttgacttataaaattgtaaaacatgaaaatattttaataattgcAATTCCAAAGttatattatgtttttttattttataaactgttgataaatttttattaaaatgtgaattataaatataaaaagaaaaaagaaagaaaatattaaaaaaagggGAAATCCCCCATTACAAATACTTTTTGATTATCCAAATTAAATAAGTcaattatacaaataaaaaaaggtaAATCGTTGAAAATTAGTATacaacataaaaaaaaatgtaattgaaaaaggaaataagTATGAAAGGATATGAAATTGCATAATTATATAGAGcagttattatatattctataACGACTTGTTAAGAGGTAAAAACTGACGCTTTAATAAATCGTGGATATGCAAATAttcaaacaaataaaataaaaatatatttagtgACTTAGCAAATTAAATAAGTCTAAGTTATATTATACTATTGTTATAagtttttttctttatttggCTTTTTTGAGGAATTTTAAGATATCCTTTTGTATTGATTCCTGCAAAATTAAGTggaaaaatgtgaaaaaatGTGATGAATGTATATGTATCGATGGGAATGCCACGAATATACAATATCGCATTGTTCTATTATTggttttatctttttttttcacttaCAATATTCTTGTTCGCTTTTTCGGTGccatttttgataatacTTTTGACAgttttaacttttttttttgtttttccaGAATCTTGTGtattcaattttttactttttatttttttatctttattatttatttctttttttttgagggAAGAAGGTCTAGttgtatttatttcctCGTTATTTGTGTGATCAATAAATGTGACTcgttttttatgtttttctttttttaaggAATTATCTTTCTGATCAATAGTCACTGGATTGATGatgtttataatatttttgttttcattttgagCTTTTAATAATCTTCTTTTTTCACGTTGTCTTTTCCCTCtactcattttttttgttttctttgtattttttttaattttttttttagtaggtaaattattttcatttttttcttttaaatgtTTTAGAAATTTCtcttcttttattttttttatatgtaacATTCTTAGATCTTCAATGCAGTAATcaacatataatatatttttactttttttaattgtttgaaatttttttttgtaaattttttcatttattacatcgaaaatatttttattttgcaaAAGGGAAATAATTTGCTTGGTATATTCGTGTTTATTAATATCAAGAAAACATATggcatttttattaactcCTTTATCCATAGTATTAACATTATTACTGACATTGTTATGTATTATTGGGCCTACTTTGCTATTTTGCACGATTTCcttattactattattatctttcataagtttcattttttgaattatttcattagcttttttaaaagcctcttttttttttaatttaaatttgttcataaatataagaGTAAAATGTTTTGCTATAAGACGACGGAAAGTATTTTGCTCAACTACAAGGGGATAATTTCTAATATACAATCTACATGGatttattacaaaatttttattttttaaaagttctgtttttttatccaataattttttatttcttaaaagtatattagAAGGAACATTCTCATTATTAACATCATTgtcatttattaaatgtatattattgcttattgtattattattatttttttttttttcttttttttctactggagttttttttttatcttttattatatcatttgGTACTGCTCTTTTAATCATAAGGtaactatttttaaaagataaaatatcAGTGTGTTTAAGATTTTGATcttcatttaataaaatttttttgagtttttcttttttttttttattagcattattataaaattgatCAATTACATTTTCActttcatttatttgttcgtcttcttcattattatattctccaattttttttaaaaaattatcagcatcgattttttttttcaattttacaaaaacatatatttttttataatcattTCTACAagtctttatatatatataatcttTGCTAATATtcttttctatatattctttaatTTCTTCATTTGTTGCTTCAGTTGGAATATTTGTGATAAAAATGGTTTTCCCTTCTTCTACATCTTTTTTATAgtctctttttttttcatctttcattttggttttttttttattattatcttgattttccttttcatcaatttcatttaattttctctttttaGACAAAGATGAAGTATATTTatcactattattattgtctGCACTGTTATCTGTTTCACCAGATTTGTTGTCAACATCCTCTTTATCAGTTTCTtgattttcattattataactATTGTAATAACTAAAAGGCTCAGTCGATGTAATTCCATTATCCTGAAAAAATTTTCCATTAAATAGTTTCATTTCCTTGTtgtatttttctataattattttattgccACATAAAATAGTATTCGTTAAAAGTAATGCTTTTTCtacatttttatgatttgaAAAAGTAACAAATGCATATCCttgttttttatcattCTTTTTaggaatatttattttgagaTTTTTTTCGATATTCTTAAAAAgcttttgaatattttctGTGTGGCATTTTCTATTCAAGTTTTTTAAAACGACCATTTTGTGTTCTGTATTTAAGAGACATAAttcatgaaaaaaaaatacattttcaTAGTCAATATTTTCgtcattatttttcaaataattttgaaattcatttttattaataaactGATAAAATGTGGAGGCCAAATTAAAGTTTGCAAATTCAACAACATATTCAAAATAGTTTTTTgaatcatcatttttattatctttaaagtttatattatttattttttttaaaatactatttttatttatattactttgtttctctatatttattacaatttCTTCAAATTTTTTGTCATTTTCTGAGCTAGCTACAATTTCAATTTCTTCATCATTACTATtgttactatttttatttatttgatttttatcGTATATAgattttgatttattattttcacaattcaataataattttttttttattaaataaatgtttttcaaataatttaaaataattatattaccTATATCacaatttgtatatatttttatagagtttggatattttattttatttcgattataaagaatagaagctaaaattttttcatcatgTCTTTTCTTTATAGCGAATTCACACATAATATTTGTAGAAAATTcttttgaattattatattttgttatgaAATTTGTTGCATCCTTTTCATTGTGGAAAATGCAAATAGCACTTTTTGTagaatttgttttatttttaaaaaaaaaatgttttttacATTCCTTTTCAAATCGTTCTGTCAATTCGTTCACATCATTTTCCCGTATATTACGGACAAACACTTTGTGTTTATCTATGGGACTAtcgtttttatatttcttcgTCATTATGATACCCCTTTTATTGTGTTTCGTGATTTAGTATGtttgttttcttttgtgtatatattagCATATACACTAATTAATCAATCTAGCGAAATgagaattaaaaataacttaattattaaaaaaattctgACTTgtacatgcatatatttttttttaattatgtaCTTGTAATAGCTAATACTTTTTTTGCCCCCCACCCCATTTGTATTATTGTTCTATATAATtctcttttaattttactattatctataaatatttttaatgaagaatttgattatatttttttcaataaaatttttatttatcaaatgagtaatatgcttatatattttgttaaaacattttaaagGAATAAGCATATACCATAGTttgataattattatatattaatttttttttccatatagTTATTTtgagaaatatataaaaaaatgaatacatttttttattttaaattatatattttatgaaaaatcctaataaaatttcgtggaaaaaaaattaatgtaacatatattagtaaaaataattatgaggTTAATCAagtatgcatataatatcaTCAATATTTGTATAGACGATGTCATAAAGGTTAAACAAGTATAGTGCATAagattatatattatttaaataaatatttttatgaaaattcgagtatcataaaaaaaaaatagaaaattttCCTCAATCACAAATAGTATGTTTTATTAGAGGAATTGCTTACTTCAtactttttaaattttgaaaaatattggaatttgttttttttttctatacaGAAGATCGAAACAAgcacatacatatatggCTACTACCCCATTACATGTTCAGTTTTGTATTTATCTGTTACTTGGATGAggaaaaaattgataattatatgtttattgtaaaggaataaaagaaataaaattaagaaataaatatatttttgttttttttacaacttttcgatttgaaaaattaaaaaataatattattttaaatattattatatatttggaATGAAAGTTTTTCCtccaaaaaaatgaaaaatcaaaagaacgatgaaaataacaaaacaaaaattcaACGCAAttttgaagaaaataacaaaaatgtaaataatgaaaatgattgGAATGCTGAAAAAAGTGCAAAGGTTGACtttgaaaaaacaaataagcATCCCATGTTAAATacagtaaaaaaaaataagaataaaatggaaactaaaaaaaaggaCGAAAAAGAAGACGAAAGGaggataaaaatgaatggaaaagataagaaaaaaaaaaaaaaaaaaaaagggacTAATAATGACGAAGCAACCACAAAGGGAAACTATAACATTATttcaaagaaaaaaaaaaaaaaaaatcataatatttatattaatgaagAAATTGACGAAAGTGatgatgaatataatttaaatacaaTTGGCAATATTGATCTTAAGTATTATGAAGACCTTGATATTATTGGTAagataaataattttataatatttaaaacaaaaaaaataaataaaaaaattttttatattattctaactgcattttattattagttactatatgaattaaaaattatactgtctatgtatatacataataatgtatagacatatatatgtcATTTCcccttttatatatatatatgtaggTTATGATATTGATGGTAAGAAAATAGAGAAGACAAACGAAAACATGATTGATGATTTCATAGAATCCAAAAAAGATGTAGATGCATGGAGGAAAATTAAGGATAAGAAAAACAATCGAGTTGTAACACTCACAGATGCAGACTTAGaaattataagaaaaatacgAGAAAATAGTGTAGCCAAATATATAGACGaatcaaattatatatatgaaaatgatagGGACGAATATAAATTACCTAGTAATTTTAAtgtgaataaaaataataaagtatCGAAAGgtgaaaaaaagaaagtattaaaaataatgaaatatttaatggataaagaaaaacatcctgaaaaatatacaaacaaacaaaatagCAACCAAGAAGAAATGATGTTATATGATATGtggaataataaaatttatgatgaatattcaaatatgaatgaaataaatttaccAAATATATTGCCAGGTCATAAATATAGTTACAACCCTCCACCagaattaatatatactgCATCTGAtgaaaaacatattttaaaaaataataaagacgCATTTATACCTAAAAATtgtgaaaaaataacaaatatagaatattataaaaaaacttatTATGATTTATATCAAAGATGtttagatatatatttatgttcaAGATCTGTAAAAAGtgtattaaatataaaaaaagaagattTATTACCTAAATTACCAACTACTCAATCTTTAAAACCATACCCACAATATCcgtttataaaatatgatataaatgataaaataaaaaatgaagataatggtcataattatatttgtttaaatgaaaatgatcatattttttatgtaataaaaaataataaattatatttattcgatatattaacatcatataatattgatgTAATAGATTtggaatattattttaattctGTATTACCAAcagataaaaatgataaaaaaattaacaaaaatttaatgataaaaataaataagacATATTCTTTATTAGCAATATCATGGGGaaatgttattatattaatccAATATGAAAGTTATGTACCTCCACCGAAATCTAATACAAAAGATGTtgaacaaatttattatgataaaaaaaggagaaaaaatgattttgtttatggcattaacaaaaatgatgaacataatgaaaatgatactGAATTATCAAAGGATATTGATGAATTTGAAAGTGATCAagatgatgataataaaatttttggAGATGATTGGGATGATGAAGACATAAGTGATAATGGAAGTGGGGAAGATGGTGGTTTTggtgaaaatgataaaaataacgaaagtgaagaaaatgataataatttgaaaaaaaaaaaaaaaattatagatttaagtaaaaatatgatatattgtaaaactaaagaattaattaattcttttaatcaaaattttaaaaatactgatgaatatatttcctCTTCTGATTTGGATGCTAAATGGATTAAGATCTCGCCAAATGATAAGGTTAGTTAAATTTAcgaataatttttatatattgagCAAGGTTTATACATCTCGGATTATATACACCATTAAGTTTGTAACATGTTggatatttatattgttttactttttataaattcttactttttttagaaaTTGAAATATTGTGTAGCAATAAAACATGAAGGATTAATCAGAAATTTTTCTTGGAACAAAAATGgtattattcttttttttatgaattttttcattatccCTTTTAGTTTGTTTGATAAATTGGATATGTGAATAAATGTGAGCAAATAATTCTATgatatcttttttttttttataggtAACTATTTGTCAGTAACATGCTTACGAAAACTCGGACAATATCATCATTGTTATCTACATCATATTAAATCTATGAGgacaataaaattaataaataaatacaaacaAAAAAGAGGAGACATAATTCAAACTATGTTTTTTCCACGTACTCCATATTTTATCGCTGCCTTTGAAAATAGTATAATGTAAGAATTGaaaaact is a window of Plasmodium berghei ANKA genome assembly, chromosome: 10 DNA encoding:
- a CDS encoding RNA-binding protein 8A, putative, encoding MEDNYTNTTLNDDEVPAKSVEGWIIIITNIHGEAREDYIKEVFEEFGQIRNLHLNLDRRTGFIKGYAFLEFENFVDAKRAIDEMDGSMLLNQKIHVDWAFIQDKKKN
- a CDS encoding RNA-binding protein, putative — translated: MTKKYKNDSPIDKHKVFVRNIRENDVNELTERFEKECKKHFFFKNKTNSTKSAICIFHNEKDATNFITKYNNSKEFSTNIMCEFAIKKRHDEKILASILYNRNKIKYPNSIKIYTNCDIGNIIILNYLKNIYLIKKKLLLNCENNKSKSIYDKNQINKNSNNSNDEEIEIVASSENDKKFEEIVINIEKQSNINKNSILKKINNINFKDNKNDDSKNYFEYVVEFANFNLASTFYQFINKNEFQNYLKNNDENIDYENVFFFHELCLLNTEHKMVVLKNLNRKCHTENIQKLFKNIEKNLKINIPKKNDKKQGYAFVTFSNHKNVEKALLLTNTILCGNKIIIEKYNKEMKLFNGKFFQDNGITSTEPFSYYNSYNNENQETDKEDVDNKSGETDNSADNNNSDKYTSSLSKKRKLNEIDEKENQDNNKKKTKMKDEKKRDYKKDVEEGKTIFITNIPTEATNEEIKEYIEKNISKDYIYIKTCRNDYKKIYVFVKLKKKIDADNFLKKIGEYNNEEDEQINESENVIDQFYNNANKKKKEKLKKILLNEDQNLKHTDILSFKNSYLMIKRAVPNDIIKDKKKTPVEKKEKKKNNNNTISNNIHLINDNDVNNENVPSNILLRNKKLLDKKTELLKNKNFVINPCRLYIRNYPLVVEQNTFRRLIAKHFTLIFMNKFKLKKKEAFKKANEIIQKMKLMKDNNSNKEIVQNSKVGPIIHNNVSNNVNTMDKGVNKNAICFLDINKHEYTKQIISLLQNKNIFDVINEKIYKKKFQTIKKSKNILYVDYCIEDLRMLHIKKIKEEKFLKHLKEKNENNLPTKKKIKKNTKKTKKMSRGKRQREKRRLLKAQNENKNIINIINPVTIDQKDNSLKKEKHKKRVTFIDHTNNEEINTTRPSSLKKKEINNKDKKIKSKKLNTQDSGKTKKKVKTVKSIIKNGTEKANKNIESIQKDILKFLKKAK
- a CDS encoding ribosome biogenesis protein BOP1, putative; amino-acid sequence: MKNQKNDENNKTKIQRNFEENNKNVNNENDWNAEKSAKVDFEKTNKHPMLNTVKKNKNKMETKKKDEKEDERRIKMNGKDKKKKKKKKGTNNDEATTKGNYNIISKKKKKKNHNIYINEEIDESDDEYNLNTIGNIDLKYYEDLDIIGYDIDGKKIEKTNENMIDDFIESKKDVDAWRKIKDKKNNRVVTLTDADLEIIRKIRENSVAKYIDESNYIYENDRDEYKLPSNFNVNKNNKVSKGEKKKVLKIMKYLMDKEKHPEKYTNKQNSNQEEMMLYDMWNNKIYDEYSNMNEINLPNILPGHKYSYNPPPELIYTASDEKHILKNNKDAFIPKNCEKITNIEYYKKTYYDLYQRCLDIYLCSRSVKSVLNIKKEDLLPKLPTTQSLKPYPQYPFIKYDINDKIKNEDNGHNYICLNENDHIFYVIKNNKLYLFDILTSYNIDVIDLEYYFNSVLPTDKNDKKINKNLMIKINKTYSLLAISWGNVIILIQYESYVPPPKSNTKDVEQIYYDKKRRKNDFVYGINKNDEHNENDTELSKDIDEFESDQDDDNKIFGDDWDDEDISDNGSGEDGGFGENDKNNESEENDNNLKKKKKIIDLSKNMIYCKTKELINSFNQNFKNTDEYISSSDLDAKWIKISPNDKKLKYCVAIKHEGLIRNFSWNKNGNYLSVTCLRKLGQYHHCYLHHIKSMRTIKLINKYKQKRGDIIQTMFFPRTPYFIAAFENSIIIYNLKPSSKKEKIFKKLRGVKNATSIDIHTNESYILVSDEKGNVFIYDLDLASSPYKMFHVQNCPLKKAEFHKEYNLFYSLGSNGVINLFYSKFFNDYITDPILVPIKEIKNEAKIVDLTWSEKKPWLFAHTESNFSVLYT